CTTTGGGTTCCGTAGGCGCTATCATCGCTGGGCTTGTCATGTGGCTCTTTGGCTGGTATGTTGCAGACCCTATTATTTCCGTTTTGGTTGCTTTATTAATTTTGAAAGGTGCCCGGGGAGTGATTAAACATACGGTTCATATTTTGATGGAAGGGACGCCCATTACCATTGACCAAAATGAAGTGAAAAAAGCCTTAGAAAGTATTGAAGGAGTGATTAACGTTCACGACCTTCATATTTGGACCATTACTTCAGGATTGGATTCATTAAGCTGCCATATGCTCATTGAAGATCATCAAGACAGCCAAAAGGTTTTACAAGATGCCATTAACATGATTGAAGAAAAATTTAAGATTCTGCATACAACCATTCAAATTGAAACCTCTCAAATCCATCATGGGGAAATGAAAGTCTAATCCCTTTCGGAGCTGATTGAAATGCAACAAAACGTTGATGTTCTTGTTATCGGTGTGGGTCAAGCAGGATTAGCGATGGGATATTTATCTAAAACAAAATAATATATTGGGATATATGTACGTTCAGCTAATAAAGATGATGGACAAATTAGGAAACAGTTAAACGAGTGTTACAAACTTATAAAAAACGAACCAGTTAAAGAATATGTCGATATTGGAGCGACTGGTTTACAAAATAATTTTCCAGTGGCACTTCAAGAATTGAATGTGGATATAGGTAAGGGGCTGATCAAGAAAGTAGTTTGTCACAGTCCAGATTGAATTTCAAGGAACAAAACAGACATACAAATGTTTGTCTTGCATTGTCAAAGAAATGATGTTGATCTTCAGTTTATTGATGGTACAAATATAATGATGTTGCTGTAGATTGGTATTAAGATTAAATAGGAAATGGAACGTCTGGCTTCTCAAGCTGGACGTTTTTATTTTCCTAAGATTACCTAGGTAATGTCATAGGTATAACATTACTCACATATTTTTCTTTGTAAATAATTTTGATTGGGGGAGAAGGGGATGGAAGTATATAATGTTCATCAAGCATTAAAAATCCTGAAAGAATATTACATCACTGATTCAATTCAAATGGTTACCCGGTGGATCAGAGAAGGAAAAATTAGAGCGGAACGTTCGGCAAACCGAAAGGAGGGTTGGCGAATTCATCACGATGATTTATTCGAGTTTATTGAAGAACACAGACCAGCGTTACCTGAGATAATGGGAGTTTATGAATGGTATGTAGAAAACTCTTTTTCAATGTTGGCGAGTGACCATCGTGAAAAACACAATAAATTGGATTCCGAAGAAGTTAAAGGTGATAGCACTCACTCGGAAGAATTAATGAAGCAGCTCATGGAGGAGAAGAATCAATTAGAAAATCAACTCATTAATATGCAGGATGAATTGAACTTGGTTTACGAGCAAATCACTGAATTAACGGTTAAAATTCAAAAACTGGAAGAAGAAAATGCTTTTTTAATCGATTTATATGAACAAATGGAGGAGATGTATCAAGAATTAAAAAAGGAGAATAAACAAGAAAGCAGCAATGAAATTTCAGAAACAATGGATCAACAAAAAAATACAAGTAAAACTTCAAAAATGATGGAACGAAAATTAAATAAAGCTATGTCCTTTGGAGATTTTAAAGATCTTTTTAAAAAGACAATCAAGGAACATGGGAGTGAAATAAAAGATCTCGTGCAGCAAGAAAATGAACTAATCAACGAAATATATACGTTGTTTTTCAATGAAGATGGAGAGTTAAAAAATGAGGTTATTGATGATGAAGAATATATTTGTCCATTGACTAAGAAGAAGTATAAAAAAAATTTAAGATCCATGCTCAAAAACGCGATCCGAACCAAATTAGAACAAATCCTGAATCCAGTTGATGGAGCAGACAGCTCGATTAGTTAGTCTTTTTCTTATCAAATGGATCTGTTAAATTACAATGTTGAATTTTAAAGAGAACAAAAAGACCGACATTCTCAGTCGGTTTTCTTGAACGAATGCACACGTTAGCCAACCATGCCGCATCTATGCGGCACCAACAAATGATGAAAATACTAAATTTCGGGATGGTTTAATCAAAATAGACGGGTTCTTGAGGATTATGCATTTGTTAAAATAACAAAGGCGATGCCCCTTATTTAAGCATCGCTCTCGTTAATTGAATAACAAACATACAAAAATAGTTCTCCAACTTCGCAAGAACAATTCTAATATATATTTTTGCAACCACGTTCTTCTTTTTATTACCTCACAGTAGTTTTATTCAGCTGCCATAGCATCGGCTTTTGTTACATGTACAGTACCATGTGGATGTTGTGGAGGTGCATATATCGAGTAAAGTTTTAGCGGGATATTACCTATATTGATTACATTATGCCATGTTCCAGCAGGTATCATAATGGCAGAGTCATCATAGACTTTTCTTTCAAAGTTTAAATTATCTTTACTCTTGCCCATTTGAACAATCCCTTGACCTTGTTCAATACGTAAGAATTGATCAACGTTAGGGTGAATTTCCAAACCGATATCTTCGTCCACATTGATACTCATCAATGTAACTTGCAAATGATTTCCTGTCCATAAAGCGGTACGATACGTATTGTTTTGCTTCGCAGCCTCGTTGATATTAACTACAAACGGTTCTGGTCCATAATCTTTTAACTCAATTTTATCTCTTCCCTTTGATGATTGTAAAAAACCCAATTGTTTAGCATGCCCTATCTCATTAGGAATAGTCCAGTAAACAGGCTGTCTTCCATAGTTATACATTGGTACGTTAACATAATAAGGATATGGATATGGATACATAAAAGGAACATAGTACATTTTTCTCACCCCTTCGCAGATTTATAAAATTATCCTATGCACTATGTTTAATTTTTTTTGCTCTGTTATCGTTTATTGTTGATTTTTGGACTAAAAAACCGCCCATGATAAGAGCGGTTAATTGAACTAATAGGTCCTATATAAAAAAGGTCAACCAGTAAAAACTGGTTAACCTTATAATACGATCGCACCCGTTACTTCAATAAGGAATTAATCTGGATAGTAAAATCAACCGATTCTTTTTTGATTTATTTGAAATCAACGATTTGTAACCGCCTGATAACTTTGAACACTTTTTGCTAAATAGGAGTGAACACTTTACTGGAAGTTAGTTCAGGCATTTTGTCACTTTACTTGGAGCCTCTGCGGGCAAGATTATGAGCCACGAAGCCAGATGTATCAAGGAATCTGGCTCAGCCGATGTAGGCTATCATGCCCGCCTCTCCAAATAAAGTGCACGTCTCTACTGGAAAAAAGTGTTCAGTATTATTCAGCATTTTTGGGGAAGAAAGTGTTCATTTCTACTTGGCGGTTACACGATTAGCCAATAGCTAAAGTACAAACCGTTTTTTAGAATCGGAATATACTGAATATGATATGAGAGAGTAAGGGGGTGAAACCATGAATCCTTGGTTCAACTCTTCTTGTATTAGTGAACAGGAAGTTAGTTTAAAAAGTTCCATGCGTTTAGTTTGGGAACAACACGTATACTGGACAAGATTGACGATCATAAGCCTGGCTTTTAATTTACCTGATGTAGACTTTGTTACCGCACGTCTTCTCCGGAACGCTACAGATATGGGAAATTTACTAAAGCCTTACTATGGAACTCACATTTCGCACCCTCTCGACGAAAATCGGGAGGATTTTTTCGTTCCGATGTCGAATGAATCCTTGACACACAAGGAACGTAAAGGAGTTTTTCTCTTATGAACGTTCAAGTCAAAAAGGTCTATCGCAATTCTTATTTGAATATAATAAGTGCCCTATTCAAGAAACTGGGTCTGCCTCAATTGATTGACCATCTCGTGCCCGTCGATCCGCAGTGCCAAACGCGAGTCAGCGATGCCGTTCAGGCCATCCTCTACAATGTGTTTGACGGCCGGCAAGCCCTTGTTCACTTGGAACATTGGGCTCAGGAGGTCGATTGTGAGAAACTCATCCGTCCCGATCTCCATCCTTCCTGGTTGAACGACGATGCGTTGGCCCGTCATCTCGATCGCCTGTATGAGGCTGGCATTCACAACGTCATCAGCACTTGCTTGATTCATATTTATCGCAAAGAAGGCCTTTCCCTCCGAGCCTTCCACGCCGATACGACGGACAAGACCGTTTACGGCGCGTATGAATCGGCCTCGTTAGAGGCCTTACAAATCACACATGGCTACAACCGCCATCATCGTTGGCAAAAACAGATCGGTTTCGGACTGGTCGGCAACGAGGACGGCATCCCGTTTTACGGCGATGTGCACGATGGCAACCTGCCCGATAAAACATGGAATCCCGAGGTGCTGTCTCGTGTCCATGAACAGCTGAAGCAGGCCAAAATCGAAGACGAATGGATTTACGTGGCCGATTCCGCCGCGATGACGAAAGAGACCCTGGCGCAAACCAAAGCGGCCAACGCCTTTTTGATCACCAGAGGCCCTTCGTCGCTCCGGATCGTGAAAACCGCGCTGGCCGAAGCGGATGCTGAGGACACGACGTGGAGCGATCCCTTTACGTTGGCGGAGAGAAACGGCGCCACGTACCGGGTATGGGAAACGGCCTCGACGTATGAAGGCCACCCCGTTCGGCTGATCGTTGTTGAATCGAGCGCGCTCGACCAGCGAAAAGGAAAGACGCTTGAAAAAGAACGAACCAAAGAAGCGGAGCTTCTTCGCGAGGAACAAGCCCGTTGGGAGCGTCACCCCTTCTCCTGCCGGGAAGATGCCGAACAAGCCTTGGCGTCCCTCAAGACGTCCCTTCGCCCCCGGTTTCATCGGGTTGAGGCCGCGGTCGAAGAGATCGTACGCCTGAAAAAACGGCGCGGACGGCCGAAAAAAGGGGCGGAACCCGAGGTGGAGACGCTGTATTTCTTGCACCTTGACGTCGAATTCGACCAAGACGCGTGGGAACAGGCGAGACGGAAAGCGTCCCGGTTTGTCCTTGTCACGACCGTTCCGAAGGAATGGAAGGGCCAACCCATGGATGCCCAAGAGATCTTGAAGCTGTATAAAGGGCAGATCTCGGTGGAAATGAACTTCGCTTTTTTGAAAGATCCGTTTTTCACGGATGAGATTTACGTCAAAAAACCAGAACGGGTCGCAGTATTAGGCTATTTGTTTCTGTTGGCCTTGGCGATTTACCGCGTTTTTCAGCGCCGAGTGCGTCAGTTTATTACTCCAGAACACCCGTTGAAGGGTCCTGGAGGCCGCAAGCTGACCCGGCCGACGGGACAGGCGATTTTTCAGCTGTTTCAATATGTGAACATCGTCCTGTTCAAGCTGCCGGATGGGCGCATCCAACGCTCACTGGATCGCTCCCTTACCCCTGATCAGCGAAGGATTCTGCAGGGATTGGGCATGGATGAGAGCATCTACGTGTAACGTGATACGGAACGACCAGCGATGGTAAAAAAAGGATTGCCATCGCTCGTTGTGTTGGCCAAAAAGTTATTCTGAAAAACTAAATAAAAAATCCTTTGTTTTGACCTTGTTAGGGTGCGAAATGTGAGATGGAAATAAAATAGCCGCAAAGTTCAGCAACTTAATAAGGGAGCACTTGGTAATTGCTGTGGAGCTTGTCAAAGCTGCAAAAGCAGGCAATCAAAAAGCTGTAGCAGCTGCAGAGAGAAGATGGTACGCAAATGGAGAAGAAATTGCCGAATTCCTAAGTACAATAAATCCCTATATATCAAAAAATAAATTTAAAGAAATGTTTTTCGAGCATCTGGCACTTACTACATCGGAAGCAGTATTTATACTCCAAAAAGATTATAAATCAAGTATTGCTGTGTTTGATAAAATTGAGGCGGAAGCTTTACAAATGGCGGACACAATAACGGTTGGAATTGTGAAACAATTCCCCAAAAAGTTTCAAATATAAGAGTTACTGATTGCAGAATAAGATAATAAATGGCACTAATTTCAGTGCCTTTTTTTATTAGTTTTTGTGATTTCAAATTGAACTAAACTGCCACGATCGTATTATAAGGTCAGCCAGATATTTCTGGTTGACCATTTTAGCCACCCATGCCGCATTTCGCGGCACCACAGATGATGAAAATGAACTGAATCCGTCCATACTGTTACTACGGTTGGGAGAGGAAGATCGTTTCAAGTTGGTGCCATGAGCCCATCCGTTAGTCTGACTCCAACGACCACGGTGCACCACGGATTGTCGCTCCCTTACGGGAAGCACGCATGGGAGATTTAATTCAACAAACAGAACGTTTCTACCACTATTTTGAACAACAAGAAAAAAGGGTGCATCAAACGCCAGAATCAGTTGAAGCAGTTAGAAAACTGAATGAAGACAGTATCCAGTTGGTGTATGGATTTAGAAATTTCAAAAGAAACCTTCTCATTATGATTATAAATTGTAAAGTTCAGGGGTTTAATTTTTCTCTTCTGGTTGATCATATTGCTCGTGAAGCAGAATATTTTATGAATAGCCTGCAAAAATTTAACAATGGCATATTAGAGCCTATTCAAGACGCCATTATCCATGAGAATGTTTTTTGGCTGCGTATTATGATGGAACATTCCCGTTTTATCACTTCATTACTGGATCAATCTGAAAGAAATTTGGTCATTACTGCACGAAAATTTGGTGACGATTTTAAAACCCTGTTGAACCAAGCTAGAGACGTGGAATCGATGCTTTATCATAAGAAACCGACCTATCCGATCATCGGAAAGATGAATAAGGATAGTGAAAGTGCAACGGAGGAATTAAGAAACTTCAAGAAAGCGGGACTTGAGCTAATTAAAAATTGCCAGATTCGAAACGTTATTAATCCTTTACTAGTTGATCACGTTGTTCGCGAAGCGGAACACTTTTTATTCATGATTCGTGTTCTTGAAGAACGGTTAAAACAAAAACAGAAAGAGGCAAACATATAAAATAAAAGCCTTCTTTTATAAGAGAGCCTTCAGCTTGTCGACAAAGTCGACAAGCTGAACAACTTTTTTCCGATATTCCACCGGAGAAAGATTGTATAGACATTCTGTCTACTTGACAGAGATAAGACCGGTCCTTGTTTCTTTATCTTTTTAGGCGTTCTATAAGCTCTAACAAATTTGTAAATGTATAGTTAGGAGTAACATCAAGAAAGTCCATTACGTTGTTTGTGCGATTGATCCATGCGGTTTGAAAACCAAATTTGCTCGCTCCGGCAATATCCCAAGTATTCGAGGATAAAAACAATACTTCCTCCCGATTTACGTTCAGTCGGCTTACCGCATGTTGATAAGCGGATGGTGAAGGCTTGTATTGTTTTACTTCATCAACACTAATGATGTAATCAAAATACTTTGCCAGCCCTGTATTGTCCAACAAAGGAAGCAGCATATCAGGAGAACCGTTGGAAAAGACGACGAGCGTTTCGTCTTTTAACGCTTGCAACACTTCTTCTACCTCTGGATAAGGCGATAAGAAATGATAAGCGTTTAATAAATCTTCCGCTATTTCATTGGTTAAAGAAACTTGTAACGATTCACACGCAAATTGCAGCGCCTGTTTCGTAATTTCATGAAACGGAATATACGCGCCCATCAGTTGCCGCAAGAAACAATATTCCAATTGCTTTTGCCGCCATAATCGGCTTATTTGATCCCCGCTGTCTGCAAAATATTTAGAGCATGCCTTCGAAACGGAGTAAACATCAAATAATGTACCATAAACGTCAAATATATATGCCTTATACTTCATTTCAACATCCCTCCGTTATCTGATTTGTCAACTAAATTACTCCCTCTAAAGAATCATAACAGTGAAAATGCTAACAGCGAAAAAGATTTATAGTGAAATTAGGATAAAATGATAAAATATTACCTAACTTTAGCATTTAGATGAATAGTCATAGCCACTCTTTCAGGGGAAAATTAAGGAAACATGTTGATTTACGCACAACGTTATTATAGAAAGCTCGCTTGGAAAATATTCACCAAAATTTTATAAGCAAATTTAGTAATAAAAGCTCGCTGGTCATTATACAGCGAGCTCTTATGATGCTTTTGTCCAATTGACTTCTAATTCAATTCCAGCAGCTTTTAAGGTTGTAAATACCGGACAACGTTGATCCGTGATCTTTTGCAACTCATTTACTCGTTCTTGTGTTTCCGATGTTTTTACTTTCGCATGAATGATCACTTTTTCAAAATATGGTTTCACATTCGGATCTCCCATAAATCCTCTCGGATCAAGAATTCCAGTAATATCAAATTCAATTCCTTGAAGATCAAAATTGATTTCTTTTGCGACGAGGTTGGCAATCACATTCTCACATCCAGCCAATGCAGAAAGGAGAGTGGATAATGGGTCCGCTCCTTCATCTTTACCGCCCATATTTACTGGTTCATCAACGATGACCGTATGTTTTCCCGCTTTTGCCACTGTTTGTATTCCGTTTGTTTCAGCCGTAATATGAATTTTCATTTTATTTTCCATTTTTATCCCTCCTTATTTTATTTACGCTGTTAGTATACTTAATTTATGGATGTGTTTCTGTAATCTATCTTACATATTCCACTAACATGGAAACTGTAATGTTTCTTACAGAATGACCGTTATATGCCACCTTTATAAAATGGGTGAACTTGATTTATTCAGCAAAACAGTATTGATCTTATTTGCTGATTCATTTCTTACTCGACATGTCTGATCATGAAGAAGAAAGTTCAACGATCTCGTTCTATATTTTATCCCCTCCGTTATCTTTTTGCATTTTGATTGCTTTTTACTCGATTACCTTCTCCTCTTTTTTGTTGCTGATAAAATTTTATCCCCAACCAAAACATCCTCGCCGGCAATTAACACTGGTGCAACGATGTTCTGGATCTTTTCTTTTAGCTCTTTCGCAGCGATATGATTTTTTAATATGTTGATTTCTTGAAAGGGAATTTGTTCTTTTATTAAATGTGTGCGTGCTTGATGGCATTTATGACATCCATCTATAACGTAAAGAATGTAATTCATTCATAAAACCTCCTAACGATTACTAACATACAGCTTTTTTCATTTCCATTCAGTAAGATGGATTACAGGAATAGAACAAAGAATGCCTATAATGTATAGAGGAAAGGTTGCTTTTAGGAGGTGTGCTCGATTGGATAAGTTATCTTTATTATCGCAAATTAATTTATTGGATGAATTGCCGATGGAAGACTTGCAAGTTATTGATCGAATGAGTGAAATGAAGCCTGTAAAAAAGGGGACAATCATATTATCTCCAGATAAACCGATTGAAGCATTGTTTTTACTAAAAAAAGGGCAAGTGCGTTTATATCGAATGAACAAAAACGGAAAACAATTTACAGTCGACATTTTAGTGGATGGAAATATTTTTGGTGAAACATCTACGTTATCATTAACGGACGATCAAATTTACGCCGAAGCGATGACAGATTCGTATTTATGCATTTTAGGTAAATCTGAATTTGAAAAGTTCATTGAAAAAAATCCGAAAATCGCATTAAAATTTATCAATATTTTATCAACACGGTTAAAAGAACTTTACAGCTTAAGCGAGAAAATCGCGCTTGGTGATGTGAAATACCGAATTTTATACTTGTTATTAAAGCTCAGCGAAAAGACAGGTAGACGAAAAAATGAGTGGCAAACAATTGATATGAAGCTCACACATCAAGATATCGCCAGCATGATCGGATCAACACGCGAAACAGTAAGTGCCATCATCAGCCAGCTAAAGAAAGAAGGATTCATTAAAAAAGGGGAACAATTCGCTATAAATGTTGAAAAAGCAAGTGAAGTGATTTAAAATATTTGGTTCATCACCAAATTTTGTGATTTAGTGACAAAAAAGAGAAAGCACTGACGAGATCCTGGCAATAATGTTAGCGGTGAAATCAACATTAAGGAGGTCTCGTAAGTGCTTTCGATACCACTAGGATTGCCAGAATTTAAAGTGATTAAACAAGAACTTCTTTCCTATGGTTATGCGATTCATGTAGAGAAAACAGAGACACAGGAACGCTGCCCTCATTGTGGGTTTGCCACTTCCTCTGTCCACGACAGACGGACAAGAAAAGTACGGGATTTGGCGATTTTCCATCAACCGGTGTACTTGTTCGTAAAGGTAAAGCGCTATCGGTGCTGGAATTGTTCCCAAGTGTTTTCCGCCTCTTTGGAATCGATTCAACCCAATCAACACTACACCAATCGATTTTGTGAGTACTTGTATGAACTTTGTGAAGGCTCCACCATTCAAGAGGTTAGCCGAAAGCACCGCATCCCATATACGACATTGGAGCGCATCTATTACTTCATTGCATCGAAAAAAGCAAAAGAGCGTCAAACAGCGATAGAAGCATCTTCTCAAGAAGAGATGGTGCTTAGCTTAGATGAAATCGCGGTAAAAAAGGGACATCAGTATGAAACCGTATTGATGGATGCCAAAGCCGGATCGGTCATGGGAATGCATGCCGATCGCCAATGTGACTCCGCCCTCCACTTGTTGAGCCAAAATGTCCTGTCGAAAGAAAGGGTCCAAACGGTGATTCTTGACATGTGGGAACCTTATCATAAGGCGGTTCGCGCCCTGTTTCCATCTGCTTCGATTGTCATCGATAAGTACCATGTGATTCAAAAAGTGACACAAGCCTTGGATCAAGCAAGAAAGGAATTTCCTCCATTGAAAAAGGCTCGATATCTTCTCTTAAAAGGCTGTGAAAAGCTTCGTAAGGACCAACGGCTTCGATTGGACGATATCTTGGAGGAGTATCCGGTACTTTCCATTGCTTATTATCTGAAAGAGTTGTTTCGGGATTTTTACCGAACCGATGGATATAACGAAGCAAAGGAACGCTTGGAAGAATGGATTCAGTTAGCCAAACAGAGCCCTTTTGCTTCTTTTCAGGAAGCAGCCAACACGCTTGAAAGGTGGAAGGAGCCGATTCTTTCCTACTTTTTGTGCCCATATACCAATGCCCGAATCGAGGGGACGAATCACAAGATCAAAAACATCAAACGCCGGGCATATGGCTATCGAAATCGAGAACGGTTTCGTTTGCGTGTATTTCTGGAGTGTACAGGGAACACTACAGGTAGTCAGGCTGCTTAAGCGCTCTCTTCTTCCGCTATCGGTATGATAGTTGGTAGAATGGAACCCGTCAAGGAAAGCACTTGACTGTTTCCATTCTACCAACTTCGTGGTCT
Above is a window of Geobacillus thermoleovorans DNA encoding:
- a CDS encoding helix-turn-helix domain-containing protein; this translates as MEVYNVHQALKILKEYYITDSIQMVTRWIREGKIRAERSANRKEGWRIHHDDLFEFIEEHRPALPEIMGVYEWYVENSFSMLASDHREKHNKLDSEEVKGDSTHSEELMKQLMEEKNQLENQLINMQDELNLVYEQITELTVKIQKLEEENAFLIDLYEQMEEMYQELKKENKQESSNEISETMDQQKNTSKTSKMMERKLNKAMSFGDFKDLFKKTIKEHGSEIKDLVQQENELINEIYTLFFNEDGELKNEVIDDEEYICPLTKKKYKKNLRSMLKNAIRTKLEQILNPVDGADSSIS
- a CDS encoding cupin domain-containing protein is translated as MYYVPFMYPYPYPYYVNVPMYNYGRQPVYWTIPNEIGHAKQLGFLQSSKGRDKIELKDYGPEPFVVNINEAAKQNNTYRTALWTGNHLQVTLMSINVDEDIGLEIHPNVDQFLRIEQGQGIVQMGKSKDNLNFERKVYDDSAIMIPAGTWHNVINIGNIPLKLYSIYAPPQHPHGTVHVTKADAMAAE
- a CDS encoding IS1634 family transposase is translated as MNVQVKKVYRNSYLNIISALFKKLGLPQLIDHLVPVDPQCQTRVSDAVQAILYNVFDGRQALVHLEHWAQEVDCEKLIRPDLHPSWLNDDALARHLDRLYEAGIHNVISTCLIHIYRKEGLSLRAFHADTTDKTVYGAYESASLEALQITHGYNRHHRWQKQIGFGLVGNEDGIPFYGDVHDGNLPDKTWNPEVLSRVHEQLKQAKIEDEWIYVADSAAMTKETLAQTKAANAFLITRGPSSLRIVKTALAEADAEDTTWSDPFTLAERNGATYRVWETASTYEGHPVRLIVVESSALDQRKGKTLEKERTKEAELLREEQARWERHPFSCREDAEQALASLKTSLRPRFHRVEAAVEEIVRLKKRRGRPKKGAEPEVETLYFLHLDVEFDQDAWEQARRKASRFVLVTTVPKEWKGQPMDAQEILKLYKGQISVEMNFAFLKDPFFTDEIYVKKPERVAVLGYLFLLALAIYRVFQRRVRQFITPEHPLKGPGGRKLTRPTGQAIFQLFQYVNIVLFKLPDGRIQRSLDRSLTPDQRRILQGLGMDESIYV
- a CDS encoding DUF2935 domain-containing protein yields the protein MGDLIQQTERFYHYFEQQEKRVHQTPESVEAVRKLNEDSIQLVYGFRNFKRNLLIMIINCKVQGFNFSLLVDHIAREAEYFMNSLQKFNNGILEPIQDAIIHENVFWLRIMMEHSRFITSLLDQSERNLVITARKFGDDFKTLLNQARDVESMLYHKKPTYPIIGKMNKDSESATEELRNFKKAGLELIKNCQIRNVINPLLVDHVVREAEHFLFMIRVLEERLKQKQKEANI
- a CDS encoding haloacid dehalogenase type II, producing MKYKAYIFDVYGTLFDVYSVSKACSKYFADSGDQISRLWRQKQLEYCFLRQLMGAYIPFHEITKQALQFACESLQVSLTNEIAEDLLNAYHFLSPYPEVEEVLQALKDETLVVFSNGSPDMLLPLLDNTGLAKYFDYIISVDEVKQYKPSPSAYQHAVSRLNVNREEVLFLSSNTWDIAGASKFGFQTAWINRTNNVMDFLDVTPNYTFTNLLELIERLKR
- a CDS encoding OsmC family protein — its product is MENKMKIHITAETNGIQTVAKAGKHTVIVDEPVNMGGKDEGADPLSTLLSALAGCENVIANLVAKEINFDLQGIEFDITGILDPRGFMGDPNVKPYFEKVIIHAKVKTSETQERVNELQKITDQRCPVFTTLKAAGIELEVNWTKAS
- a CDS encoding glutaredoxin family protein gives rise to the protein MNYILYVIDGCHKCHQARTHLIKEQIPFQEINILKNHIAAKELKEKIQNIVAPVLIAGEDVLVGDKILSATKKRRR
- a CDS encoding Crp/Fnr family transcriptional regulator — its product is MDKLSLLSQINLLDELPMEDLQVIDRMSEMKPVKKGTIILSPDKPIEALFLLKKGQVRLYRMNKNGKQFTVDILVDGNIFGETSTLSLTDDQIYAEAMTDSYLCILGKSEFEKFIEKNPKIALKFINILSTRLKELYSLSEKIALGDVKYRILYLLLKLSEKTGRRKNEWQTIDMKLTHQDIASMIGSTRETVSAIISQLKKEGFIKKGEQFAINVEKASEVI
- a CDS encoding ISL3 family transposase; translation: MLSIPLGLPEFKVIKQELLSYGYAIHVEKTETQERCPHCGFATSSVHDRRTRKVRDLAIFHQPVYLFVKVKRYRCWNCSQVFSASLESIQPNQHYTNRFCEYLYELCEGSTIQEVSRKHRIPYTTLERIYYFIASKKAKERQTAIEASSQEEMVLSLDEIAVKKGHQYETVLMDAKAGSVMGMHADRQCDSALHLLSQNVLSKERVQTVILDMWEPYHKAVRALFPSASIVIDKYHVIQKVTQALDQARKEFPPLKKARYLLLKGCEKLRKDQRLRLDDILEEYPVLSIAYYLKELFRDFYRTDGYNEAKERLEEWIQLAKQSPFASFQEAANTLERWKEPILSYFLCPYTNARIEGTNHKIKNIKRRAYGYRNRERFRLRVFLECTGNTTGSQAA